The following are encoded together in the candidate division KSB1 bacterium genome:
- a CDS encoding ABC transporter permease yields the protein MIFRENLDIALSAIRANKLRSSLTLLGVIIGVMTIIGMQSIVGGFQRDLERQLTVLGANTFQVQKFPPIITSREQWLRYQNRKDLREAELEAVMTHASLARSVSGEHMQFGAVIRYRDRKTTPTITVVGATSEYLDNNGYLLRAGRFLNPTDEQYASHVVILGSDLISRLFPFEDPVGSEIRVDAERFLVVGTLEEKGRVFGNSQDNLVIIPLSTFEKIYGAKRSLSIQVQAASPSQYEATVEQVTGILRAVRKVLPGEDNDFEIFSSGSLIETANKLTSVAAWAGLVIAGISLIVAGVGIMNIMLVSVTERTREIGIRKAVGAKRRAILQQFLIEAIVLCEIGGAIGIVLGIGVGQLIKAVFGLAVTLPVGAIFLALFFCSLVGFFFGIYPAAKAARLDPIESLRYE from the coding sequence ATGATCTTCCGGGAAAATCTCGACATTGCGCTGAGTGCCATTCGCGCCAACAAGCTGCGGTCCTCGCTCACCCTGCTCGGTGTCATCATCGGGGTGATGACCATCATCGGCATGCAGTCGATCGTGGGCGGCTTTCAGCGGGATCTGGAACGCCAGCTCACGGTGCTGGGCGCGAACACCTTTCAGGTTCAAAAATTTCCCCCCATCATCACCAGCCGCGAGCAGTGGCTGCGCTATCAGAATCGCAAAGACCTGCGCGAAGCCGAGCTCGAAGCCGTCATGACGCACGCTTCGCTGGCCCGCAGCGTCAGTGGCGAGCACATGCAGTTCGGCGCAGTGATTCGATACCGCGACCGCAAAACCACGCCGACCATCACCGTGGTGGGCGCCACCAGCGAATACCTCGACAACAACGGCTACCTGCTGCGCGCCGGCCGCTTCCTCAATCCGACGGATGAGCAGTATGCCAGCCATGTTGTGATCCTGGGCAGCGATCTCATCAGCCGTCTCTTTCCCTTTGAAGATCCGGTGGGCAGTGAAATCCGCGTGGATGCCGAGCGCTTCCTGGTGGTGGGCACGCTGGAGGAGAAGGGCCGGGTGTTCGGCAACAGCCAGGACAATCTTGTCATCATTCCCCTCAGCACGTTCGAAAAGATTTATGGCGCCAAGCGTTCGCTGTCGATTCAAGTGCAGGCGGCCAGCCCGTCGCAATATGAGGCCACCGTCGAGCAGGTGACCGGCATTCTGCGCGCCGTGCGCAAGGTGCTGCCGGGTGAGGACAATGACTTCGAAATCTTCTCCAGCGGGTCGCTCATCGAAACCGCCAACAAACTCACCAGCGTCGCCGCCTGGGCGGGTTTGGTGATTGCCGGCATTTCGCTGATCGTCGCGGGCGTGGGCATCATGAACATCATGCTGGTGTCGGTCACCGAACGCACCCGTGAGATCGGCATCCGCAAGGCCGTCGGCGCCAAGCGCCGTGCGATTCTGCAGCAGTTTCTCATCGAAGCCATCGTGCTGTGCGAGATCGGCGGGGCGATCGGCATCGTGCTCGGCATCGGCGTGGGCCAGTTGATCAAGGCCGTCTTCGGTTTGGCGGTGACCCTGCCCGTCGGGGCGATCTTCCTCGCACTGTTTTTCTGTTCGCTGGTGGGATTTTTCTTCGGTATTTATCCCGCAGCCAAAGCCGCACGCCTGGATCCCATCGAGTCCCTGCGCTACGAGTGA
- a CDS encoding YIP1 family protein, producing MNLAEAGTNAPVSPQTMGVFERLLGVFTVPAATMRDIAARPTWLPPMIIAVLVSLGFSLFSQDLILESQRTEVRKHNPEITEQQLAVMEKMTKISTPIMAVVMTPLIYLLISGVLLFTGNVLLGGEAKFKTLFATTSWSGMVSVLSTLINAPVMKARGVLESATSLAFLLPPEDNQTPLYFLLSQIDLFILWWVIVLGFGFAAAYKFATNKSMTVLFLWWAAIAGIGFGLKMMFR from the coding sequence ATGAATCTTGCAGAAGCCGGCACGAATGCCCCTGTTTCCCCGCAGACGATGGGGGTGTTTGAACGTTTGCTCGGTGTGTTCACCGTACCCGCGGCGACGATGCGCGACATCGCCGCACGCCCCACCTGGCTCCCGCCCATGATCATCGCGGTGCTGGTTTCCCTGGGATTTTCCCTTTTTTCCCAGGATTTGATTCTCGAAAGCCAGCGCACCGAAGTGCGCAAGCACAATCCCGAGATTACCGAACAACAGCTTGCGGTGATGGAGAAAATGACCAAAATTTCCACCCCCATCATGGCGGTGGTGATGACGCCCCTCATCTATCTGCTGATCAGCGGCGTCTTGCTGTTCACCGGCAACGTGTTGCTGGGCGGCGAGGCCAAATTCAAGACGCTTTTTGCCACCACCTCCTGGAGCGGGATGGTCTCGGTCTTGAGCACGCTCATCAACGCGCCGGTGATGAAAGCGCGCGGCGTGCTGGAGAGTGCGACCAGTCTGGCATTTCTGCTGCCGCCCGAAGACAATCAAACCCCGCTCTATTTTCTGCTGTCGCAGATCGATTTGTTCATCCTCTGGTGGGTGATTGTGCTGGGCTTCGGTTTTGCCGCCGCCTACAAATTCGCCACCAACAAGAGCATGACTGTGCTGTTCCTGTGGTGGGCCGCCATCGCGGGCATTGGATTCGGTCTCAAAATGATGTTCCGTTGA
- a CDS encoding glycoside hydrolase family 13 protein has protein sequence MKSTQTLLLLLLLAGWTDVCRAQPPAGSAAVHVPQWAQGAVWYQIFPERFRNGDPGNDPTASRTLGRDQGAAWQLSPWTANWYKLQPWERRHSNDFYAENVFNRMYGGDLIGVIEKLDYLADLGVTALYFTPLFESPSLHKYDASTWHHIEADFGRNRDADLELMRHEKKDTTAWAWSSADSVFLELIKQAHARGLRVVIDGAFNHVGREFWAFQDVIAHQAKSRYANWFSIERWDDPATPADEMKYDCWWDVWTLPEFREDENGLPAGVKAYVWAITRRWMDPNGDGNPDDGVDGWRLDATRDVSPAFWREWCAYARRLNPEVYLCAEIWEEAPHWISNDLFNAVMNYPFAYAIVKFFINQRRATLSPPQFQAELARLLKLYPAPVNLGLMNLVNTHDTDRLASMICNPDLDYDRQRSPRSNPNYDPTKPGPEAVKVQKMIVALQATHPGAPLIFYGDEAGMWGADDPDCRKPMLWPEFTYEPETYETIGRQAPPAVVQFNHDLHRHYRTLLRLRAQHPALRFGAWQPLLAEEKRALWGFARSMAGDTVLAYFNLGQQQQAIALPAAAFAWQDVLQNEITASGSLLLPAKTAAVLVPRK, from the coding sequence GTGAAATCCACCCAAACCCTCCTGTTGCTGCTTCTGCTTGCCGGCTGGACGGATGTCTGCCGGGCGCAACCGCCGGCCGGGTCTGCAGCGGTGCATGTGCCGCAGTGGGCGCAAGGCGCGGTGTGGTATCAAATCTTTCCCGAGCGCTTTCGCAACGGGGACCCGGGCAATGACCCCACGGCCTCGCGCACGCTCGGCCGCGACCAGGGCGCGGCCTGGCAACTCTCGCCGTGGACTGCGAATTGGTACAAGCTGCAGCCGTGGGAGCGCCGGCACAGCAACGACTTCTACGCCGAGAACGTGTTCAACCGCATGTACGGCGGCGACCTCATCGGCGTCATCGAAAAGCTCGATTACCTCGCCGATCTCGGCGTCACCGCACTGTATTTCACCCCGCTTTTTGAATCGCCCTCGTTGCACAAATATGACGCCAGCACCTGGCACCACATTGAGGCGGATTTCGGCCGCAATCGCGACGCCGATCTCGAACTGATGCGCCACGAGAAAAAGGACACCACCGCCTGGGCCTGGTCGAGCGCCGACAGCGTCTTTCTCGAATTGATCAAGCAGGCGCATGCCCGTGGCCTGCGGGTGGTGATCGACGGCGCCTTCAATCATGTCGGCCGTGAATTCTGGGCTTTTCAAGATGTGATCGCGCACCAGGCCAAATCCCGATACGCCAACTGGTTCTCCATCGAACGCTGGGACGATCCCGCCACACCGGCGGACGAGATGAAATACGACTGCTGGTGGGACGTTTGGACGCTGCCGGAATTTCGCGAGGATGAAAACGGCCTGCCGGCGGGCGTGAAGGCCTATGTCTGGGCCATCACCCGCCGCTGGATGGACCCCAATGGCGATGGCAATCCCGACGACGGTGTGGACGGCTGGCGCCTGGACGCCACCAGGGACGTCAGCCCGGCCTTCTGGCGGGAGTGGTGTGCCTATGCCCGCCGCCTCAATCCCGAAGTTTATCTCTGCGCCGAGATTTGGGAGGAGGCCCCGCATTGGATCAGCAACGACTTGTTCAACGCCGTGATGAATTATCCCTTCGCCTATGCGATAGTGAAGTTCTTCATCAATCAGCGGCGTGCGACGCTGTCGCCGCCGCAGTTTCAGGCAGAATTGGCGCGCCTGCTCAAACTCTATCCCGCGCCCGTCAATTTGGGTTTGATGAATCTGGTCAACACGCACGACACCGACCGCCTCGCCAGTATGATCTGCAATCCGGATTTGGATTACGACCGGCAGCGCTCGCCGCGTTCCAATCCCAATTATGATCCCACCAAACCCGGGCCCGAAGCCGTCAAAGTGCAGAAGATGATCGTGGCGTTGCAGGCCACGCATCCCGGCGCGCCGTTGATTTTCTATGGCGACGAAGCCGGCATGTGGGGCGCCGACGATCCCGATTGCCGCAAGCCGATGCTCTGGCCGGAATTCACCTATGAGCCGGAAACCTATGAAACCATCGGCCGCCAGGCACCGCCGGCGGTGGTGCAGTTCAATCACGATCTGCACCGGCATTATCGCACCCTGCTGCGTTTGCGTGCGCAACATCCGGCTTTGCGCTTCGGGGCGTGGCAGCCTTTGCTGGCGGAAGAGAAGCGCGCGCTGTGGGGCTTCGCGCGCTCCATGGCAGGCGATACGGTGCTCGCCTATTTCAATCTCGGGCAGCAGCAACAGGCCATTGCCCTGCCGGCCGCCGCCTTTGCCTGGCAGGACGTCCTGCAGAATGAAATCACCGCCAGCGGCAGCCTGCTGTTGCCGGCCAAAACCGCGGCCGTTTTGGTGCCCCGCAAATGA
- a CDS encoding CCA tRNA nucleotidyltransferase, whose translation MTILRDFPILKTIGEFADHQGCAVYLVGGFVRDYLLRRLNEEENRKEMDFVVVGNGIQFATALARHLNAPKPAVFQKFGTAMLHWQGRRLEFVGARKESYRGESRKPDVAPADLPADLARRDFTINAMAVALHAAEAGRLIDPYDGRHDLTHKVIRTPLQPQATFNDDPLRILRGIRFATQLQFRIAPDTFAAMQATRERLRIISQERITEELLKIMAAPRPALGFNLLDQAGVLAIVLPELVELKGVEEYAGYQHKDVFNHTLMVLNNLSRLSEKIPLRLAALFHDIAKPRTKEFKPGKGWTFHGHEDVGARLIPAIFRRLKLPLEWAAYVQKLTRLHLRPIALTEEACTDSAYRRLLFQAGEDLEDLLMLCRSDITSGNPQRRRQHLENFDFVVQRLKEVEEKDRMRAFQSPVRGEEIMALCNLSPGPLVGRLKTAIEEAILDGLIPNEHEAARAYLLQIKDQILAQDNRTESNPPETFH comes from the coding sequence ATGACGATTCTGCGCGACTTTCCCATTCTCAAAACCATCGGCGAATTTGCCGATCACCAGGGCTGCGCTGTTTATCTGGTGGGCGGTTTTGTGCGCGATTATCTGCTGCGCCGGCTGAACGAGGAAGAGAACCGCAAGGAGATGGATTTCGTGGTGGTGGGCAACGGCATCCAATTCGCCACGGCGCTGGCGCGCCACCTGAACGCGCCCAAGCCCGCCGTCTTTCAAAAATTCGGCACCGCCATGCTGCACTGGCAGGGACGCCGGCTGGAATTTGTCGGCGCGCGCAAAGAAAGCTACCGCGGCGAGTCCCGCAAGCCGGACGTGGCTCCCGCGGATTTGCCCGCGGATCTTGCCCGCCGCGATTTCACCATCAACGCCATGGCCGTCGCCCTGCACGCCGCCGAAGCCGGCCGCTTGATTGATCCCTACGACGGCCGCCATGATCTCACCCACAAAGTGATTCGCACGCCGCTGCAGCCGCAGGCCACTTTCAACGACGATCCGCTGCGTATTCTGCGCGGTATTCGCTTCGCGACGCAACTGCAGTTCCGCATCGCGCCGGATACCTTTGCCGCGATGCAGGCGACGCGCGAGCGCCTGCGCATCATTTCGCAGGAGCGCATCACCGAGGAGCTGCTCAAGATCATGGCCGCCCCCAGGCCCGCCCTGGGTTTCAACCTGCTCGATCAGGCGGGGGTGCTCGCGATCGTCCTGCCGGAGCTGGTTGAATTGAAGGGGGTGGAAGAATACGCCGGCTACCAGCACAAGGACGTGTTCAATCACACCCTGATGGTGCTGAACAATCTCAGCCGTCTCTCGGAGAAAATCCCGCTGCGGCTGGCGGCGCTGTTTCATGATATTGCCAAGCCGCGCACCAAAGAATTCAAACCCGGCAAAGGCTGGACTTTTCACGGCCATGAGGATGTCGGCGCCCGCCTGATCCCCGCGATCTTTCGCCGCCTGAAGTTGCCGCTGGAATGGGCGGCCTATGTGCAGAAACTCACCCGCCTGCATCTCCGGCCGATCGCGCTGACCGAGGAGGCCTGCACCGATTCCGCCTACCGGCGCCTGCTGTTTCAGGCGGGGGAAGATTTGGAAGATCTGCTGATGCTGTGCCGTTCGGACATCACCTCCGGCAACCCGCAGCGCCGCAGGCAGCATCTGGAGAATTTCGACTTTGTCGTCCAGCGCCTGAAGGAAGTCGAAGAGAAGGACCGCATGCGCGCGTTTCAATCGCCGGTGCGTGGGGAGGAGATCATGGCCCTGTGCAACCTCTCCCCCGGGCCGTTGGTGGGCAGGTTGAAAACTGCCATTGAAGAGGCGATCCTCGATGGCCTGATCCCCAACGAGCATGAAGCGGCACGCGCCTACCTGTTGCAGATCAAAGACCAAATCCTGGCGCAGGACAATCGCACCGAGAGCAATCCGCCGGAAACTTTTCATTGA
- a CDS encoding TolC family protein encodes MMKHQVALVCGALLALTTAGLAQNGKPLTLQECISIALRGNSSLLNAERRYRITGTDVARARAGILPALDLALSSGRFRQGSRTRLGDVPVGIDPVTGQAIFQRRTLTQAGFSTSDHSAQISLAVPLFDFGANWNRIRQAGAAEDASAKTYAAARQNTILTVHQRYFGYLKERQLLAVYEEAVKLSEEQLKRTESMYEIGSVAQGDVFRQRTQLGNDRINLITQQNAVRNARSLLNVAMGRPPEAELEIIDVETLPEMREYTLDEVLKVAVEKNPDLQSYKFQMRSAEIGKNLARTAFLPSFSLSGGYRRSHNEFERVYSGFDKNWNASAGIDMRLNLFNGFSDKATLERESLNYRIAEENYTDRLRTIRLEAEQALLSLQAWKEITAINSDNLKSAQEDLRLAQERYRVGAGTLLDIINAQANLTRARATLVRAKYDSMIAYAQLKNSMGTLEE; translated from the coding sequence ATGATGAAACACCAAGTGGCATTGGTCTGCGGTGCACTGCTGGCGCTGACAACCGCGGGCCTGGCACAAAATGGCAAACCCCTGACGCTGCAGGAGTGCATCAGCATTGCGTTGCGCGGCAATTCCAGCCTGTTGAATGCCGAGCGCCGCTACCGCATCACCGGCACGGACGTGGCGCGTGCCCGCGCCGGCATCCTGCCCGCGCTGGATCTTGCGCTGTCCTCGGGCCGCTTTCGGCAGGGATCTCGCACCCGGCTGGGCGACGTGCCGGTCGGCATCGATCCCGTCACGGGCCAGGCCATTTTCCAGCGCCGGACCCTGACGCAGGCGGGTTTCAGCACCTCCGATCATTCCGCGCAAATCTCGCTGGCCGTGCCGCTGTTCGATTTCGGCGCGAACTGGAACCGCATCCGGCAGGCGGGAGCCGCCGAAGATGCCAGCGCCAAAACCTATGCCGCCGCCCGGCAGAACACGATTCTGACGGTGCACCAGCGCTACTTTGGCTACCTGAAGGAACGCCAGCTTCTGGCGGTTTACGAAGAGGCCGTGAAGCTGAGCGAGGAGCAGCTCAAACGCACCGAGAGCATGTACGAGATCGGCTCGGTGGCCCAGGGTGACGTCTTTCGCCAGCGCACCCAGCTCGGCAACGACCGCATCAATCTCATCACCCAGCAAAATGCCGTGCGCAATGCCCGTTCGCTTTTGAATGTTGCCATGGGCCGGCCGCCGGAGGCGGAGCTGGAAATCATTGATGTGGAAACCCTCCCCGAGATGCGGGAATACACGCTGGACGAGGTGCTCAAGGTGGCGGTCGAAAAGAACCCCGACTTGCAGAGCTACAAGTTTCAAATGCGCAGTGCGGAGATCGGCAAAAACCTGGCGCGCACCGCCTTTCTGCCGAGTTTTTCTCTTTCCGGCGGCTATCGCCGCAGTCACAACGAATTCGAGCGGGTCTATTCCGGCTTCGACAAAAATTGGAATGCCTCCGCCGGCATCGACATGCGGTTGAACCTGTTCAATGGCTTCTCGGACAAGGCCACCCTCGAACGTGAGAGTCTGAACTACCGCATCGCCGAGGAAAACTACACCGACCGTCTGCGCACCATCCGGCTGGAGGCCGAACAAGCGCTGCTCAGCCTGCAGGCCTGGAAGGAAATTACCGCGATCAATTCGGACAATCTCAAGTCGGCGCAGGAGGATTTGCGCCTGGCGCAGGAGCGCTATCGCGTCGGCGCCGGCACGCTGCTGGACATCATCAACGCCCAGGCCAACCTGACCCGGGCGCGCGCCACCCTGGTGCGTGCCAAGTACGACAGCATGATTGCCTATGCCCAGTTGAAAAACAGCATGGGTACACTGGAAGAGTAA
- a CDS encoding MtnX-like HAD-IB family phosphatase, which yields MIICADFDGTIAQNDVGSLLARSFGDPAVCERRVAAWKRGAISSRQCQEQELATMRVTPAARAEFCAQQPLTPGFVEFVAFCRARHWPLIVLSDGFDVYIRQILARHGLELPFVCNHLRFLPPDRVAAEFPYWQYSCGRCGNCKGYPVRRLRRPGEEVVYIGDGYSDRCGAAAAGVIFAKHDLAEWCRQNGTACHAYDDFHAIARMLAQQS from the coding sequence ATGATCATCTGCGCGGATTTCGATGGCACCATTGCACAAAACGATGTGGGCAGTTTGCTGGCCCGCAGCTTTGGCGACCCGGCGGTTTGTGAACGCCGCGTGGCCGCCTGGAAACGCGGAGCGATCAGCTCGCGGCAATGCCAGGAGCAGGAACTGGCCACGATGCGGGTGACGCCCGCCGCGCGGGCGGAATTTTGCGCACAGCAGCCTCTGACCCCCGGCTTTGTGGAATTCGTCGCGTTTTGCCGTGCCCGTCACTGGCCCTTGATCGTGTTGAGCGATGGCTTCGATGTCTACATCCGGCAGATTCTTGCCCGCCATGGTTTGGAGCTCCCGTTCGTGTGCAATCACTTGCGCTTTCTCCCACCCGATCGTGTGGCTGCAGAGTTCCCCTACTGGCAGTATAGTTGCGGCCGCTGCGGCAATTGCAAGGGTTACCCCGTGCGCCGCCTGCGCCGGCCGGGTGAGGAAGTGGTTTACATCGGTGACGGCTATTCCGATCGCTGCGGGGCGGCAGCGGCCGGGGTGATTTTTGCCAAACACGACCTGGCGGAATGGTGCCGGCAGAACGGGACGGCCTGTCACGCCTATGACGATTTCCATGCGATTGCCAGGATGCTGGCACAACAATCATGA
- a CDS encoding efflux RND transporter periplasmic adaptor subunit → MSKRKKMLIGLAGIILVGVVVFFNLRRGRGDEIEVQTEKVRRSDVLQTVSGSGKVKPVIEVKISANVSGEIVKLHVQEGDPVRKGQVLVELDRTRYLAALDRARSAVKSAEANLIKARSDYQRAQELFARNLYSQAELEGVKASLTLAESSVEEARAAFNQAQDDLAKTTLTSPIDGTVIQLNKEVGEIALGSQFTSDVIMTVGDLSEMEMIAQIDENDVILIDVGDSAKLEVDALPDQPLACTVTKIANSATTIGRGTQEEITNFDVTVKILENHPKLRPGMSATVDIQTDRHENVLNIPLQCVTVRPKSDLKDTTLAYMESRAARREREEKNKVREISANEEAQQEPAVTAKKDLIEVAFVVRDGKAVMVPVITGISDETHVEVTSGLQENDEVITGPYRILSRVLKDGDRVKVKNEEAPKKDGKKEQS, encoded by the coding sequence ATGTCGAAACGTAAGAAGATGCTGATTGGCCTCGCCGGAATCATTCTGGTGGGGGTCGTGGTGTTTTTCAATTTGCGGCGCGGGCGCGGCGATGAGATCGAGGTGCAGACGGAAAAGGTGAGACGCTCCGACGTGCTTCAAACTGTTTCCGGCTCGGGCAAGGTGAAGCCGGTCATCGAAGTCAAGATCTCCGCCAACGTCTCGGGGGAAATCGTGAAACTGCACGTTCAGGAAGGCGACCCCGTCAGGAAGGGGCAGGTGCTGGTCGAGCTGGACCGCACGCGTTATCTCGCCGCGCTGGACCGCGCCCGTTCGGCGGTCAAATCCGCCGAAGCCAATTTGATCAAGGCGCGCAGCGACTATCAACGCGCGCAGGAGCTCTTTGCGCGCAATCTCTATTCGCAGGCCGAGCTGGAGGGGGTGAAAGCCTCGCTCACCCTGGCGGAAAGCAGTGTGGAGGAGGCGCGCGCCGCGTTCAATCAGGCGCAGGATGATCTCGCCAAGACCACCCTGACCTCGCCGATTGACGGCACCGTCATCCAGCTCAACAAGGAGGTGGGTGAGATTGCGCTGGGCTCGCAATTCACCTCCGATGTCATCATGACCGTCGGCGATCTTTCGGAGATGGAGATGATCGCACAGATCGATGAGAACGACGTGATCCTGATTGACGTTGGCGACTCCGCCAAACTGGAGGTTGATGCCCTGCCGGATCAACCCCTGGCCTGCACCGTCACCAAGATTGCCAATTCCGCCACCACCATCGGCCGTGGCACGCAGGAGGAAATTACCAATTTCGACGTGACCGTGAAGATTTTGGAGAACCATCCCAAGTTGCGGCCCGGAATGTCGGCGACGGTGGACATTCAAACCGACCGTCACGAGAACGTGCTGAACATACCGCTGCAGTGTGTCACCGTGCGGCCGAAGAGTGATTTGAAGGACACCACGCTGGCCTACATGGAAAGTCGTGCCGCGCGCCGGGAGCGCGAAGAAAAGAACAAGGTGCGGGAGATCTCCGCCAACGAGGAGGCGCAACAGGAGCCGGCGGTCACCGCCAAAAAGGACCTGATCGAAGTGGCGTTCGTGGTGCGCGACGGCAAGGCGGTGATGGTGCCAGTGATCACCGGCATCAGCGATGAAACCCACGTCGAAGTGACCAGTGGTCTGCAGGAGAATGACGAAGTCATTACCGGCCCCTATCGCATCCTGTCGCGCGTCCTCAAGGACGGTGATCGCGTGAAGGTCAAAAATGAAGAAGCCCCGAAGAAGGATGGGAAAAAGGAACAGTCGTAA
- a CDS encoding ABC transporter ATP-binding protein, with translation MLIDVQQLVKTYAIGEIEVNALRGVDLQIDENEYVAIMGPSGSGKSTLMNILGCLDTPTAGRYRFGGEDVHKMDDDQLAEIRNRRIGFVFQTFNLLPRATALHNVELPLVYAGVSAAKRRAQAKTALERVGLADRMNHKPNELSGGQRQRVAIARALVNNPSIILADEPTGNLDTVTGDEIMNIFAELHRQGNTIILVTHEEYIAEHARRIVRLRDGRIESDALIARAN, from the coding sequence ATGCTAATCGACGTGCAGCAACTTGTCAAGACCTACGCCATCGGCGAGATTGAAGTGAATGCCCTGCGTGGCGTGGATCTGCAGATCGACGAGAACGAATATGTTGCCATCATGGGGCCCTCCGGCTCGGGCAAGTCCACGCTGATGAACATTCTCGGGTGCCTGGACACGCCCACGGCGGGCCGCTACCGCTTCGGCGGCGAGGATGTTCACAAGATGGATGATGATCAGTTGGCCGAGATTCGCAACCGCCGCATCGGCTTCGTCTTTCAGACCTTCAACCTGTTGCCGCGCGCCACCGCGTTGCACAACGTCGAGCTGCCGTTGGTTTATGCCGGTGTGTCAGCGGCCAAACGCCGCGCCCAGGCAAAAACCGCGCTCGAGCGCGTCGGCCTCGCCGATCGCATGAATCACAAACCCAACGAGCTGTCCGGCGGCCAGCGCCAGCGCGTCGCCATCGCCCGCGCCCTGGTGAACAATCCCTCGATCATCCTGGCGGACGAGCCCACCGGCAATCTCGACACCGTCACCGGCGACGAGATCATGAACATCTTTGCCGAGCTGCACCGTCAGGGCAACACCATCATTTTGGTCACGCACGAAGAATACATCGCCGAGCATGCGCGGCGGATTGTGCGGTTGCGCGACGGCCGCATCGAGTCCGATGCCCTGATCGCACGGGCGAACTGA
- a CDS encoding ABC transporter permease codes for MLPIFSDLWEGTKIALQALRANKLRFLLTTLGIVIGVMTVITIVALIQGINQAFYEEISSIGTDTLYIQKYAWVNNNQEDWVRFRNRRDITLREYEAVARHATLVKAVTPSIYTRATVKYRDLAISSVLIAGTNDNYMVTSNTMPDRGRFISAQDVAYRRNVCVLGAEVAEKLFGRADPVGERLSIGGRRFRIVGVLAQRGKIFGFNPNVLVVIPFGTFENAFGHRRSIEIQVKVNHPALLDAAADELTGILRRVRKVPPHKEDDFAINRQSLLTNLYDSLTSGLWALAIGVGSISLLVGGIGIMNIMLVSVTERTREIGIRKAIGAKRRDILWQFLVETMIICSLGVVLGIVAAVGVALAVKQAFSFPVVFTPWIIVLGLGFVVTIGLFFGIYPASKAARLNPTETLRHE; via the coding sequence ATGCTACCCATTTTCTCCGACCTGTGGGAAGGCACCAAGATTGCCCTGCAGGCGCTGCGCGCCAACAAGCTGCGCTTCCTGCTGACCACGCTGGGCATCGTGATCGGCGTGATGACGGTGATCACGATCGTGGCGTTGATTCAGGGCATCAATCAGGCCTTCTATGAAGAGATTTCCTCGATCGGCACCGACACCCTCTACATCCAGAAATACGCCTGGGTCAACAACAACCAGGAAGACTGGGTGCGGTTCCGCAACCGCAGGGACATCACCCTGCGCGAATACGAGGCGGTGGCGAGACATGCCACGTTGGTGAAGGCGGTCACGCCCAGCATCTACACCCGCGCCACCGTCAAATACCGCGACCTTGCCATCAGCAGCGTGCTGATCGCCGGCACCAACGACAATTACATGGTGACCAGCAACACCATGCCGGATCGCGGCCGCTTCATCTCCGCGCAGGATGTGGCCTACCGCCGCAATGTCTGCGTACTGGGCGCGGAGGTGGCCGAGAAGCTGTTTGGCCGCGCCGATCCCGTGGGCGAGCGCCTCAGCATCGGCGGCCGGCGCTTTCGCATCGTCGGCGTGCTCGCCCAGCGCGGCAAGATATTCGGCTTCAATCCCAACGTGCTGGTGGTCATTCCTTTCGGCACGTTCGAGAACGCCTTCGGTCACCGCCGCTCGATCGAGATTCAGGTCAAGGTCAATCATCCCGCCCTGCTCGACGCCGCCGCGGACGAACTCACCGGCATCCTGCGCCGCGTGCGCAAAGTGCCGCCCCACAAAGAGGATGACTTCGCCATCAACCGCCAAAGCCTGCTCACCAATCTCTACGACAGCCTGACCTCCGGCCTGTGGGCGCTCGCCATCGGGGTCGGCTCGATCTCGCTGCTGGTGGGCGGCATCGGCATCATGAACATCATGCTGGTCTCGGTGACGGAGCGCACGCGTGAGATCGGCATTCGCAAGGCCATCGGCGCGAAGCGGCGCGACATTCTCTGGCAGTTTCTGGTGGAAACCATGATCATTTGCAGCCTGGGCGTCGTGCTCGGCATTGTGGCCGCGGTGGGGGTCGCGCTTGCCGTCAAACAGGCCTTTTCCTTTCCCGTGGTGTTCACGCCCTGGATCATCGTGCTCGGTTTGGGGTTCGTGGTGACCATTGGTCTGTTTTTCGGCATCTATCCGGCCAGCAAGGCGGCGCGGCTGAATCCGACGGAGACGCTGCGCCATGAATAA